From Candidatus Coatesbacteria bacterium:
CTGGGCTCCGAGGAAGCCGAGGTCTCGGTGCCCAACCTGGTCAACACCGATTACCAGAGCGCCTACAATCGGCTGACCACCTGGGGACTCCAGGTCGGCGAGGTCAACTCAGGTTACTCCACCAGCGTACGCCCCGGCTACATCTACAAGCAATCCCCCGAGGTCGGCACCCTGGTCCAGAAGGGCGACAAGGTCGACCTGTTCGTCAGCCTCGGACCGCCCCCCGGCGGGGCCATTCAGCCCGAGGGCGAAAACGGAACCAGCGAGCCGCCGCCCGACAGCTTCTAAAACGACGATGCCCCCGATCATCTGCCCCAGCATTCTCTCCGCCCACCAGGGCCGCCTGAGCGAGGTCCTGGTCGAGCTGGCCGAGCACGGCCTCGACCACGTCCATCTCGACGTGATGGACGGCTGTTTCGTACCCGAAATCACCTTCGGCGCCGGGCTGGTCAAAAGCCTGCGCGCCGAAAGCTCCGCCGTTTTCGACGCCCACCTGATGGTCGAACACCCCGAGCGACACCTGGAGAGCTTCGCCGGCGCCGGCGCCGACTGGATCACCATCCACTACGAGGCCGCACCGCACATCCACCGCCTGCTCGGCCGCATCCACGACCTCGGCTGCCTGGCCGGGGTGTCGATCAACCCCGGCACGCCCGCCCGGGCCCTCGAAGCCCTGCTGGAAAGCGCCGACCTGTTTCTGGTCATGACCGTCAACCCCGGCTGGGGCGGCCAGACGATGCTCGAGTCCTGCCTCGACAAGGTCCGCTGGCTCAAGTCCCACAGCCCGGCCCGGGTGATGGTCGACGGCGGCGTCAA
This genomic window contains:
- the rpe gene encoding ribulose-phosphate 3-epimerase, with the protein product MPPIICPSILSAHQGRLSEVLVELAEHGLDHVHLDVMDGCFVPEITFGAGLVKSLRAESSAVFDAHLMVEHPERHLESFAGAGADWITIHYEAAPHIHRLLGRIHDLGCLAGVSINPGTPARALEALLESADLFLVMTVNPGWGGQTMLESCLDKVRWLKSHSPARVMVDGGVNPQTIGRVAAAGADLAVVGSALFKGRLAQTLGELRRNAGSVA